The Argiope bruennichi chromosome 9, qqArgBrue1.1, whole genome shotgun sequence genome contains a region encoding:
- the LOC129984514 gene encoding uncharacterized protein LOC129984514, which yields MKTIQLTGSPKFVYQEPRRTPTYMAAIIRRQRFIIIAIICIVILIMYSWRFQRTENFVLNSTPVPYIKETFNEEIRNFDSNEPHFSDATKITNNIEEEQTQLTKFQILSEDEQISPIASPMGEVDPTLYKAEEFTHFIPMKELEKFTMKDIGEIDDKFLFPIIDEEAYTEPSKPHLETELLSQPKGNIVADTKYVHLGDTPLTIPHDDKLVSLSAIQQPQEGIPPPDIDNEWDKTKLVTIPHLETYLFSQPKDNAVADTKYVYMKETLTTIPDDDKQVSSSAIQQLEDFPPPDLVNEWAKTEYVTFSMSNNITDIIDIHINKHIPLNEQLYSATVSNTTSTGENPVLLIDTPGCKIPKLDPWDPSVRDLIEFKDPFVCPGLPAFLESNPAGTITINRSILEMNYNITPEELICYYQPIYRMHEEEESVREVSYMFGNMVKLEFGVPIKEDFVNVSCNIKGSNYEQHLTLVPLKESVEEERNSLVPSNPILNVILIGIDSVSKLNFLRQFPKTHAFLSEKLRPFEMNGYTKVADNTFPNIVPLLTGQFVEHWWNETLMDTMHFDNVSFIWKEYAKRGYRTFFAEDCPHIGIFNYFKRGFYNPPTDYYYRPMALALEVRKFTGRQINYFCLDSQLEFDFIFDYLKLFAQTMGTRPYFGFTMVSAITHDDLNYAGWADEPTVSLLEGLLSTGALNNTLLVLFSDHGLRYGKICRTYVGKFEERLPLMYIHVPKWFLDQHPNIATNLETNQDRLMTLFDVHATMLHMLDLSKREEDRSMVTLGKSLFEEISPYRTCSDAHIESHWCPCQEFDIVDLDSPEVISATQAIVDDINSKLQPYDEKCEILEVDTITDARVGKANEMVLKYWRTDNDVINKTIWVAEGVPSLDDYMITLITKPGGGVFEGTVRRNPYDNSYNVLGTNRISMYGNTSWCIDSLKMKLYCYCKIQLT from the exons ATGAAAACGATACAGCTTACTG GTTCTCCTAAATTCGTGTATCAGGAGCCAAGACGAACACCAACCTATATGGCAGCTATTATCCGTCGTCAACGATTTATAATTATTGCTATCATCTGcattgtaatattaattatgtatagTTGGCGCTTTCAGAGGacagaaaattttgtattaaacagTACACCAGTTCCATATATAAAGGAaacttttaatgaagaaattcgaaattttgattcaaatgaacCGCATTTCTCTGATGCAACAAAAATAACTAACAATATAGAGGAGGAACAGACACAactcacaaaatttcaaatattatctgaGGATGAGCAAATCTCTCCCATTGCTTCACCAATGGGTGAAGTTGATCCAACTTTATACAAAGCAGAAGAATTCACACATTTTATTCCCATGAAAGAATTGGAGAAATTTACAATGAAAGATATTGGAGAAATtgatgataaatttcttttcccCATTATTGATGAGGAAGCATATACAGAACCATCAAAACCACACCTAGAAACAGAATTATTATCCCAACCAAAGGGCAATATAGTGGCAGATACAAAGTATGTGCATCTGGGAGACACACCTCTCACAATCCCTCATGATGACAAACTAGTGTCATTATCTGCCATACAGCAACCACAAGAAGGTATTCCACCCCCAGATATAGATAACGAATGGGACAAAACAAAACTTGTGACAATACCACatttagaaacatatttattttcacaaccAAAGGACAATGCAGTGGCAGATACAAAATACGTGTATATGAAAGAAACTCTTACCACAATCCCTGATGATGACAAGCAAGTGTCATCATCTGCCATACAACAACTAGAAGATTTCCCACCTCCAGATCTAGTTAACGAATGGGCGAAAACAGAATATGTGACATTTTCGATGTCAAACAATATAACCGATATAATAGATatacatataaacaaacatattcCGTTAAATGAGCAATTGTATTCGGCGACAGTATCAAATACTACAAGTACTGGTGAGAATCCTGTTCTTTTGATAGACACTCCAGGCTGTAAGATACCCAAACTAGACCCCTGGGATCCATCTGTAAGAGATCTTATTGAATTTAAAGACCCATTTGTCTGTCCTGGCCTTCCAGCATTCTTGGAATCAAATCCTGCAGGTACAATAACAATTAACAGATCCATCTTGGAGATGAATTACAATATAACACCAGAAGAATTGATTTGTTATTACCAACCAATATACAGAATGCATGAAGAAGAAGAAAGTGTCAGAGAAGTTTCTTACATGTTCGGTAATATGGTAAAGTTAGAATTTGGGGTTCCAATCAAGGAAGATTTTGTTAATGTTTCATGCAATATAAAAGGGAGTAATTATGAGCAACACTTAACTTTAGTGCCACTGAAGGAATCTgtggaagaagaaagaaattctttagtTCCTTCAAACCCCATACTGAATGTCATTTTAATCGGGATTGATtcagtatcaaaattaaatttcttgaggCAATTTCCAAAAACTCATGCATTTCTTAGTGAAAAGTTAAGGCCTTTTGAAATGAATGGCTACACTAAGGTAGCAGATAACACGTTTCCAAACATAGTTCCATTATTGACCGGTCAATTTGTTGAACATTGGTGGAATGAAACATTAATGGACACAATGCACTTCGATAACGTTAGTTTTATTTGGAAAGAATATGCAAAGAGAGGCTATAGAACTTTTTTTGCTGAAGATTGTCCTCATATAggtatatttaattactttaaaagggGATTTTACAACCCACCAACTGATTATTATTATCGTCCAATGGCTCTAGCTTTGGAAGTGAGGAAATTTACAGGAAgacaaatcaattatttttgtttggattcacaattagaatttgattttatttttgactatttaaaattatttgctcaaaCAATGGGAACAAGGCCATACTTTGGATTTACTATGGTTTCCGCTATAACTCATGACGATCTTAATTATGCTGGCTGGGCTGATGAACCAACGGTGAGTTTGTTGGAGGGGTTGTTGAGTACTGGTGCACTTAACAACACCCTTTTAGTCTTATTTAGTGACCACGGATTGCGTTATGGAAAAATTTGTCGCACGTACGTAGGTAAATTTGAAGAGAGATTGCCACTAATGTATATTCATGTTCCTAAATGGTTTTTAGATCAGCACCCAAATATAGCCACAAATCTAGAAACTAATCAGGATCGCCTGATGACACTATTTGATGTACATGCTACAATGTTGCATATGTTAGATTTAAGCAAACGCGAAGAAGATAGATCTATGGTCACACTAGGAAAAagtctttttgaagaaatttcaccATACAGAACCTGTTCAGATGCTCATATAGAATCTCATTGGTGTCCGTGTCAAGAATTTGATATTGTTGATTTAGACAGTCCTGAAGTTATAAGTGCAACTCAGGCAATTGTGGACGACATTAATTCTAAACTGCAACCTTATGATGAAAAATGTGAGATTTTGGAAGTGGATACAATTACAGATGCCAGAGTTGGCAAAGCTAACGAAATGGTGCTAAAGTACTGGAGAACTGATAATGACGTTATAAATAAAACCATTTGGGTAGCAGAAGGAGTTCCATCTCTTGATGATTATATGATAACACTCATCACAAAACCTGGCGGTGGAGTATTTGAAGGAACTGTTCGCCGTAATCCATATGATAATAGTTATAATGTTCTAGGTACCAATCGAATTAGTATGTATGGAAATACATCTTGGTGTATCGACAGTCTCAAAATGAAACTATATTGTTATTGTAAAATACAACTGACTTAA